From a single Oreochromis niloticus isolate F11D_XX linkage group LG3, O_niloticus_UMD_NMBU, whole genome shotgun sequence genomic region:
- the LOC109199614 gene encoding uncharacterized protein LOC109199614 encodes MNDQELDNIISAIKNQMPNAGYRMVQGHLVSMGLRVQCYSVRGPLSLVHIDTNHKLIRYNVVIFGGVDGYSRKVLYLDAATNNRAKTAFSFFLRSAQLHGLPSRVRADQGVENLDIAHFRFATRGTGRASFISGKSVHNQRVERLWRDVWIAVTSKYHDVLHSLEEDGLLDISDVIHLFGVHYIFVPRLRADLVTFVGGWNNHPLRTEGGLTPEQLWCIGHLQELDEGERLEELQDPGIDWESAVLQEESNSTVVVPEIECPLDEETLEGLQRTINPLEHSESYGRDLYIQFLLLVSNQQ; translated from the exons ATGAATGACCAAGAGCTAGACAACATCATATCGGCTATCAAAAATCAGATGCCAAATGCTGGCTATCGAATGGTTCAAGGACATTTGGTTTCTATGGGTCTCCGTGTTCAGTG CTACTCGGTGCGAGGCCCTCTCTCCCTTGTCCACATAGACACAAATCACAAGCTAATAAG GTACAATGTTGTGATCTTTGGTGGAGTGGATGGCTACTCAAGGAAG gtCCTGTACTTGGATGCAGCAACTAACAACAGGGCAAAAACTGCATTCTCATTTTTCCTGAGATCAGCCCAGCTTCACGGCTTGCCATCAAG GGTTAGGGCAGATCAAGGAGTAGAAAACCTGGACATTGCACATTTCAGGTTTGCCACAAGAGGAACAGGGAGAGCGAGTTTCATATCTGGAAAGAGTGTCCACAATCAGAG AGTAGAACGACTTTGGCGTGATGTCTGGATTGCAGTCACTAGCAAGTACCATGATGTTCTTCACTCACTTGAGGAGGATGGCCTGCTTGACATTTCAGATGTCATTCATCTCTTTGGTGTCCACTACATCTTTGTCCCTCGACTCCGAGCAGATCTTGTCACCTTTGTTGGAGGATGGAATAATCATCCCCTCAGGACAGAAGGTGGTCTCACTCCTGAACAGCTCTGGTGTATAGGACATCTACAAGAGCTGGACGAGGGCGAGAGACTTGAG GAGCTTCAGGATCCAGGCATTGACTGGGAGAGTGCTGTACTGCAAGAAGAATCTAACAGCACAGTTGTGGTTCCTGAAATTGAATGCCCACTGGATGAGGAAACCCTGGAGGGACTTCAGAGAACAATTAATCCCTTGGAACATTCAGAATCTTACGGTCGTGACCTGTATATACAATTCTTGCTACTGGTGTCAAACCAACAGTGA
- the LOC109194494 gene encoding uncharacterized protein LOC109194494 isoform X1 — MAESNNGSNNTTPQYQGNGAVESAVRNLVSLLLNNISTNPSGRPTESGQPEPRTLTIQQEMTRSFPGHFKSNLSRGKKRCFTSTKQLVKAGSKTTGLSFYLLSKNTSYTPLPAEELELLQAGMGRQTVSLPEDGDHAEISRLLEETFPKMEYLCGGWLLHKATGGSGRRKLTVIPPETEGYSVKTLKAVSGGGKSTFYIVPLQETLDTSPLPPDSQHFSKMPKKLCYQCNEVMPLQMLAVHINTCKGKFSPDETDDEESELCIVKSKCKVICPICTKDFPEDEITVHASLCGDSFQCMVPEENDQTTCTPTQTSVCTTDSVEDVLRCLEQQVDTTTEFKLCVDREDLPDRGILQWQRKKSASPTSVLRVVFIGEAGVDTGALRKEFLSDMISGIESRFFEGPENKGKNPKYSLTDLDNENFRLVTYELCVLHLIRIRYFCKCYLKMNYNHLSSQNL, encoded by the exons ATGGCAGAATCAAATAATGGCTCCAATAATACTACACCACAGTATCAG GGTAATGGTGCAGTTGAGTCAGCAGTAAGAAATCTGGTGTCTTTGCTGCTTAACAACATATCCACAAATCCTTCAGGGAGGCCAACAGAGAGTGGGCAGCCGGAGCCTAGAACTCTGACTATCCAGCAAGAGATGACAAG ATCATTTCCAGGACATTTCAAATCAAACTTGAGCCGTGGTAAAAAGAGATGTTTTACATCTACTAAACAGCTTGTCAAGGCAGGCAGTAAGACCACAGGCCTCAGTTTTTATTTGCTGTCAAAAAACACATCCTACACTCCTTTGCCAGCTGAGGAGCTTGAACTCCTACAAGCTGGCATGGGGAGACAAACCGTGTCTCTTCCAGAAGATGGTGACCATGCAGAG ATTTCAAGACTTCTGGAAGAAACCTTTCCAAAAATGGAATATCTTTGTGGAGGATGGCTCTTGCATAAGGCAACAG GTGGCAGTGGTCGACGAAAGCTCACTGTAATTCCACCTGAAACAGAAGGATATTCTGTCAAAACACTGAAAGCTGTGTCAGGAGGTGGCAAATCCACTTTTTACATTGTACCTCTTCAGGAAACATTAGACACATCTCCTCTACCTCCCGACTCACAGCACTTTTCAAAGATGCCAAAGAAGTTATGTTACCAGTGTAATGAAGTTATGCCTCTGCAGATGCTTGCAGTACACATCAATACGTGCAAAGGAAAATTCTCTCCTGATGAGACTGATGATGAG GAATCTGAGTTATGCATTGTGAAAAGCAAATGCAAG GTTATTTGTCCAATATGCACTAAGGACTTTCCTGAAGATGAGATCACAGTCCACGCAAGTCTGTGTGGGGATAG CTTTCAATGCATGGTGCCTGAAGAAAATGACCAAACTACATGCACACCAACTCAAACTTCAGTATGCACAACAGACAG CGTGGAAGATGTATTGCGTTGCCTTGAACAACAAGTCGACACCACAACAGAATTTAAGTTGTGTGTGGACAGAGAAGACCTTCCAGACAGAGGTATTCTCcagtggcagagaaaaaaatctgcatctcCCACCAGTGTTCTTAGGGTGGTTTTCATTGGAGAGGCAGGCGTGGATACAGGAGCACTTAGGAAAGAGTTTTTGAGTG ACATGATTTCAGGTATTGAAAGCAGATTCTTTGAAGGACCTGAGAACAAGGGCAAAAACCCCAAGTATTCTCTGACCGATCTTGATAATGAAAACTTCAGGTTGGTTACATACGAGCTTTGTGTATTACATTTAATACGCATCCgatatttttgtaaatgttacCTGAAAATGAATTATAATCATTTGTCTTCACAAAACTTGTGA
- the LOC109194494 gene encoding uncharacterized protein LOC109194494 isoform X2: MAPIILHHSIRSFPGHFKSNLSRGKKRCFTSTKQLVKAGSKTTGLSFYLLSKNTSYTPLPAEELELLQAGMGRQTVSLPEDGDHAEISRLLEETFPKMEYLCGGWLLHKATGGSGRRKLTVIPPETEGYSVKTLKAVSGGGKSTFYIVPLQETLDTSPLPPDSQHFSKMPKKLCYQCNEVMPLQMLAVHINTCKGKFSPDETDDEESELCIVKSKCKVICPICTKDFPEDEITVHASLCGDSFQCMVPEENDQTTCTPTQTSVCTTDSVEDVLRCLEQQVDTTTEFKLCVDREDLPDRGILQWQRKKSASPTSVLRVVFIGEAGVDTGALRKEFLSDMISGIESRFFEGPENKGKNPKYSLTDLDNENFRLVTYELCVLHLIRIRYFCKCYLKMNYNHLSSQNL, from the exons ATGGCTCCAATAATACTACACCACAGTATCAG ATCATTTCCAGGACATTTCAAATCAAACTTGAGCCGTGGTAAAAAGAGATGTTTTACATCTACTAAACAGCTTGTCAAGGCAGGCAGTAAGACCACAGGCCTCAGTTTTTATTTGCTGTCAAAAAACACATCCTACACTCCTTTGCCAGCTGAGGAGCTTGAACTCCTACAAGCTGGCATGGGGAGACAAACCGTGTCTCTTCCAGAAGATGGTGACCATGCAGAG ATTTCAAGACTTCTGGAAGAAACCTTTCCAAAAATGGAATATCTTTGTGGAGGATGGCTCTTGCATAAGGCAACAG GTGGCAGTGGTCGACGAAAGCTCACTGTAATTCCACCTGAAACAGAAGGATATTCTGTCAAAACACTGAAAGCTGTGTCAGGAGGTGGCAAATCCACTTTTTACATTGTACCTCTTCAGGAAACATTAGACACATCTCCTCTACCTCCCGACTCACAGCACTTTTCAAAGATGCCAAAGAAGTTATGTTACCAGTGTAATGAAGTTATGCCTCTGCAGATGCTTGCAGTACACATCAATACGTGCAAAGGAAAATTCTCTCCTGATGAGACTGATGATGAG GAATCTGAGTTATGCATTGTGAAAAGCAAATGCAAG GTTATTTGTCCAATATGCACTAAGGACTTTCCTGAAGATGAGATCACAGTCCACGCAAGTCTGTGTGGGGATAG CTTTCAATGCATGGTGCCTGAAGAAAATGACCAAACTACATGCACACCAACTCAAACTTCAGTATGCACAACAGACAG CGTGGAAGATGTATTGCGTTGCCTTGAACAACAAGTCGACACCACAACAGAATTTAAGTTGTGTGTGGACAGAGAAGACCTTCCAGACAGAGGTATTCTCcagtggcagagaaaaaaatctgcatctcCCACCAGTGTTCTTAGGGTGGTTTTCATTGGAGAGGCAGGCGTGGATACAGGAGCACTTAGGAAAGAGTTTTTGAGTG ACATGATTTCAGGTATTGAAAGCAGATTCTTTGAAGGACCTGAGAACAAGGGCAAAAACCCCAAGTATTCTCTGACCGATCTTGATAATGAAAACTTCAGGTTGGTTACATACGAGCTTTGTGTATTACATTTAATACGCATCCgatatttttgtaaatgttacCTGAAAATGAATTATAATCATTTGTCTTCACAAAACTTGTGA
- the LOC112846039 gene encoding uncharacterized protein LOC112846039 has translation MKLELLALKWAVSEKFRGYLLGSKFTVVTDNNPLCHLNSAKLGAIEQRWVAQLAPFDFEVQYRPGRCNTAADTLSRQPLAGEPQPAGDEEEFDECISICNLVSRGTTLGLDLVSAGVKCCQVRQARVTAVEQDTHFTDSQGNTPTLPGYSKEELRQFQGSDPTIKSFRQFWDKKKKPTHQQRKGLAKSVISLLRQWSRIIEIEGLLYRVIEDGHLGRCQQLLLPACLKEAVLGSVHDQMGHQGVERTQNLLRQRCFWVGMYEEVDQWIKKCYRCVLTKLPQPKIHAPVKPFLATRPLEVVAVDFSLLEPASDGRENVLVVTDVFTKFTQAFPTRDQKADTTAKILLREWFMRYGVPERLHSDQGRNFESEVIQELCKLYGVKKSRTTPHHPQGNAQCERFNRTLHDLLRTLPPDKKRRWPEYLPELVYAYNVTPHATTGHSPYYLMFGVHPHLPVDALLGQEQVLDKKHDWLIVHQQRLNEAHNRARQYTEQKAAERLELDKTRVYCPPVEIGQFVYLRHWPQGRNKIQDAWSPVVYRVVEVQGSTHTVEPVEGGPVKRVHRANLRPCIGPIPAPRKKKNNESSVIAGPMTEEKTGCSDSDPEYVLLGETSYPIAEQGSVGDREAVQSSGVLESVNTDDACVPAPSASEQVSTPETVAAETNGDIGVITPTPVPRRSKRANAGVHSNPYNVPVSACHAITLSPEVLSQLLTNMGTALFKEAVHELKCTN, from the coding sequence ATGAAATTAGAGCTCCTCGCCCTTAAATGGGCTGTGTCTGAGAAGTTCAGGGGGTATCTCTTAGGCTCCAAATTCACAGTTGTGACAGATAACAACCCCCTGTGCCACCTGAACTCAGCAAAGCTGGGAGCCATCGAACAGCGCTGGGTTGCCCAGTTAGCACCATTTGATTTTGAGGTGCAGTATCGCCCTGGTCGGTGTAACACAGCAGCCGATACCCTCTCTAGGCAGCCATTAGCAGGGGAGCCCCAGCCTGCAGGAGATGAGGAGGAGTTTGATGAATGCATATCCATCTGTAACCTAGTCAGCAGAGGGACAACACTTGGGCTGGATTTAGTAAGTGCAGGTGTAAAATGTTGTCAGGTGAGGCAGGCCCGGGTCACAGCAGTTGAGCAAGACACTCATTTTACTGATTCCCAAGGGAATACACCCACTCTGCCAGGGTATTCTAAGGAAGAGTTGCGACAGTTTCAGGGCTCTGACCCTACTATCAAGTCCTTTAGACAGTTTTGggacaaaaagaagaaacccACACACCAGCAGAGGAAAGGTTTGGCTAAATCTGTGATTTCTCTGCTCCGCCAGTGGTCACGTATTATAGAGATTGAGGGATTGTTGTATCGGGTCATTGAGGATGGACATTTGGGGAGGTGTCAGCAGCTCCTTTTGCCAGCTTGTTTAAAGGAAGCAGTACTGGGGAGTGTGCATGATCAGATGGGGCATCAGGGGGTGGAGCGGACCCAGAATCTGTTAAGGCAGAGATGTTTTTGGGTTGGTATGTATGAAGAAGTGGACCAGTGGATTAAGAAATGCTATAGATGTGTGCTCACTAAGTTGCCACAGCCCAAGATTCATGCCCCTGTGAAGCCTTTTCTGGCCACTAGACCTCTTGAAGTGGTGGCAGTAGATTTTAGTCTGCTAGAGCCGGCCTCAGATGGACGGGAAAATGTGTTGGTGGTTACAGATGTTTTCACCAAGTTCACACAAGCTTTCCCTACACGCGACCAGAAAGCTGATACAACTGCTAAGATTTTGCTCAGAGAGTGGTTCATGAGGTATGGTGTACCAGAGAGGTTACATTCTGATCAGGGCAGAAATTTTGAAAGTGAGGTGATTCAGGAACTGTGCAAGTTATATGGGGTTAAAAAAAGCCGTACTACACCACATCATCCCCAAGGTAACGCACAATGTGAACGTTTCAATAGGACACTTCATGACCTATTGCGTACCCTCCCGCCGGACAAGAAACGCCGTTGGCCTGAGTATTTGCCAGAATTGGTCTATGCGTACAATGTGACTCCCCATGCCACCACAGGTCACTCGCCGTATTACCTCATGTTTGGAGTGCACCCCCACCTTCCTGTAGATGCTTTACTAGGTCAGGAGCAGGTGCTTGATAAGAAACATGACTGGCTGATTGTGCATCAGCAGCGCTTAAATGAAGCACATAACAGGGCAAGGCAGTACACTGagcagaaagcagcagaaaggCTTGAGTTGGACAAAACCCGGGTCTATTGCCCTCCTGTTGAAATAGGTCAGTTTGTGTATCTGCGACACTGGCCTCAAGGCAGGAACAAAATTCAAGACGCCTGGAGCCCTGTGGTTTATAGGGTTGTCGAAGTCCAGGGCAGCACACATACGGTGGAGCCTGTGGAGGGTGGGCCAGTAAAACGGGTTCACAGAGCTAACCTTAGACCTTGTATTGGCCCCATTCCTGCgcccaggaaaaagaaaaataatgagtCCTCTGTGATAGCGGGTCCTAtgacagaagagaaaacaggcTGTTCAGATTCAGATCCTGAGTATGTGTTGTTAGGAGAAACCTCATACCCAATTGCAGAACAGGGGTCTGTTGGAGACAGGGAAGCAGTTCAAAGCAGTGGCGTTTTAGAGTCTGTAAACACTGATGATGCTTGTGTTCCTGCACCGTCTGCCTCTGAGCAGGTGTCCACACCAGAGACAGTTGCTGCTGAAACCAACGGGGATATTGGGGTCATTACACCAACGCCAGTGCCCCGTCGGAGTAAGAGAGCTAATGCTGGAGTGCATTCAAACCCTTACAATGTCCCTGTATCAGCATGTCATGCCATCACTTTGAGCCCGGAGGTACTGTCTCAGTTGTTGACTAATATGGGTACTGCCCTCTTTAAAGAAGCAGTGCATGAGTTGAAATGTACCAATTGA
- the LOC109194494 gene encoding uncharacterized protein LOC109194494 isoform X3 yields the protein MTRSFPGHFKSNLSRGKKRCFTSTKQLVKAGSKTTGLSFYLLSKNTSYTPLPAEELELLQAGMGRQTVSLPEDGDHAEISRLLEETFPKMEYLCGGWLLHKATGGSGRRKLTVIPPETEGYSVKTLKAVSGGGKSTFYIVPLQETLDTSPLPPDSQHFSKMPKKLCYQCNEVMPLQMLAVHINTCKGKFSPDETDDEESELCIVKSKCKVICPICTKDFPEDEITVHASLCGDSFQCMVPEENDQTTCTPTQTSVCTTDSVEDVLRCLEQQVDTTTEFKLCVDREDLPDRGILQWQRKKSASPTSVLRVVFIGEAGVDTGALRKEFLSDMISGIESRFFEGPENKGKNPKYSLTDLDNENFRLVTYELCVLHLIRIRYFCKCYLKMNYNHLSSQNL from the exons ATGACAAG ATCATTTCCAGGACATTTCAAATCAAACTTGAGCCGTGGTAAAAAGAGATGTTTTACATCTACTAAACAGCTTGTCAAGGCAGGCAGTAAGACCACAGGCCTCAGTTTTTATTTGCTGTCAAAAAACACATCCTACACTCCTTTGCCAGCTGAGGAGCTTGAACTCCTACAAGCTGGCATGGGGAGACAAACCGTGTCTCTTCCAGAAGATGGTGACCATGCAGAG ATTTCAAGACTTCTGGAAGAAACCTTTCCAAAAATGGAATATCTTTGTGGAGGATGGCTCTTGCATAAGGCAACAG GTGGCAGTGGTCGACGAAAGCTCACTGTAATTCCACCTGAAACAGAAGGATATTCTGTCAAAACACTGAAAGCTGTGTCAGGAGGTGGCAAATCCACTTTTTACATTGTACCTCTTCAGGAAACATTAGACACATCTCCTCTACCTCCCGACTCACAGCACTTTTCAAAGATGCCAAAGAAGTTATGTTACCAGTGTAATGAAGTTATGCCTCTGCAGATGCTTGCAGTACACATCAATACGTGCAAAGGAAAATTCTCTCCTGATGAGACTGATGATGAG GAATCTGAGTTATGCATTGTGAAAAGCAAATGCAAG GTTATTTGTCCAATATGCACTAAGGACTTTCCTGAAGATGAGATCACAGTCCACGCAAGTCTGTGTGGGGATAG CTTTCAATGCATGGTGCCTGAAGAAAATGACCAAACTACATGCACACCAACTCAAACTTCAGTATGCACAACAGACAG CGTGGAAGATGTATTGCGTTGCCTTGAACAACAAGTCGACACCACAACAGAATTTAAGTTGTGTGTGGACAGAGAAGACCTTCCAGACAGAGGTATTCTCcagtggcagagaaaaaaatctgcatctcCCACCAGTGTTCTTAGGGTGGTTTTCATTGGAGAGGCAGGCGTGGATACAGGAGCACTTAGGAAAGAGTTTTTGAGTG ACATGATTTCAGGTATTGAAAGCAGATTCTTTGAAGGACCTGAGAACAAGGGCAAAAACCCCAAGTATTCTCTGACCGATCTTGATAATGAAAACTTCAGGTTGGTTACATACGAGCTTTGTGTATTACATTTAATACGCATCCgatatttttgtaaatgttacCTGAAAATGAATTATAATCATTTGTCTTCACAAAACTTGTGA